In Methanothermobacter sp., a genomic segment contains:
- the recJ gene encoding single-stranded-DNA-specific exonuclease RecJ produces MKTPPGLDKGFLKAKDIIESSEDIKVYSHRDCDGITAGAIISILLERLGKEHEIDFINLNQVEDIKIENELTIFTDMGSGQRIEEITTSNSKIIILDHHPPLPRKNPKGELLELNPIKHGIDGSTQISGGGMAYLLSKKFNQYETSWMGVLSAVGDLQNSLTGKLTGLNNQILKDSRRLGQIDVIEDLSIYGRQTKPIFVALSYFSDVNLPITNNRTESILLLKKLGIPYKEGERYRCLCDLTMEEKSKLFSELVKMLSREVPPRYVKYIPQLVSAEAYDLTGEEKYTPLRDLAEFSTAINACSRNNDIELALRILKGERGSALDELESVSRAHRRYLAEKVELIETEDLLKQKKNLQYFKTTEIKDNVIGTIAGMIIGYGDWRKPIIGLGIREHGTKVSLRCSRLLALDGIHFGSIIRKIAEKVGGSGGGHAMACGAYIPPGTEEKFLELLDNSLEGKIG; encoded by the coding sequence ATGAAAACACCCCCAGGATTAGATAAAGGCTTTTTGAAAGCTAAGGATATCATAGAATCTTCAGAGGATATTAAAGTTTACAGCCACCGTGACTGTGATGGTATAACAGCCGGAGCTATTATTTCAATACTCCTTGAAAGACTAGGAAAAGAACATGAAATCGACTTCATAAACTTAAACCAAGTCGAGGACATCAAAATAGAAAATGAACTTACCATCTTCACTGACATGGGATCAGGCCAACGCATAGAAGAGATCACCACATCCAATTCAAAGATCATAATCTTGGATCACCATCCACCACTCCCAAGAAAGAACCCGAAAGGAGAACTGCTAGAACTGAACCCCATAAAGCATGGGATAGATGGTTCAACCCAAATATCAGGAGGTGGAATGGCATACCTCCTCTCAAAAAAATTCAACCAATATGAGACTAGCTGGATGGGCGTATTATCAGCTGTAGGAGACTTGCAAAATTCGTTAACAGGCAAACTAACAGGCTTAAACAATCAAATACTAAAAGACAGCAGAAGGCTGGGGCAAATAGATGTCATAGAAGATCTATCAATCTATGGAAGGCAAACAAAGCCCATATTTGTGGCCCTTTCATACTTCAGTGATGTTAACCTCCCAATTACTAATAACAGGACAGAATCTATATTGTTATTGAAAAAGCTTGGGATACCATACAAGGAAGGGGAAAGATACCGTTGCTTATGCGATTTAACCATGGAAGAAAAAAGCAAGCTTTTCTCGGAACTTGTTAAAATGCTCTCAAGGGAGGTACCCCCAAGGTACGTGAAATACATTCCCCAACTAGTATCTGCAGAAGCTTACGACCTTACAGGTGAGGAGAAATACACTCCACTGCGGGACTTGGCAGAATTTTCAACGGCCATAAACGCTTGCAGCCGGAACAACGACATCGAACTAGCCCTTAGAATACTAAAAGGAGAAAGAGGATCGGCCCTAGATGAATTGGAAAGTGTTTCAAGAGCCCATAGAAGATACCTAGCAGAAAAAGTGGAACTAATAGAAACAGAAGACCTCCTAAAACAAAAAAAGAACCTACAATATTTCAAGACTACAGAAATAAAGGATAATGTGATAGGCACCATAGCAGGGATGATAATAGGCTACGGTGACTGGAGAAAACCCATAATAGGCCTAGGAATCAGAGAACATGGCACAAAGGTTTCTTTACGCTGTTCGAGGCTCCTTGCATTAGATGGTATACACTTCGGATCCATAATAAGGAAAATAGCAGAGAAAGTCGGCGGCAGCGGAGGAGGACATGCAATGGCATGCGGAGCCTACATACCACCCGGAACTGAGGAAAAATTCTTGGAATTATTGGACAATTCACTCGAAGGCAAAATAGGGTGA
- a CDS encoding signal recognition particle subunit SRP19/SEC65 family protein, whose translation MQTIIWPAYLDSKKTKKEGRKIPRKHAVESPTLNEIRKAAERLKFKAKVEADKAYPPSWWERSGRVIIEHNNLKKRELLLKISKMIKASRKKGA comes from the coding sequence ATGCAAACAATCATATGGCCCGCCTACCTCGACTCTAAAAAAACAAAAAAAGAAGGGAGGAAAATCCCAAGAAAGCATGCAGTAGAATCTCCAACCTTAAATGAGATCAGAAAAGCAGCTGAAAGGTTAAAATTCAAGGCAAAGGTAGAAGCAGACAAAGCATATCCGCCATCATGGTGGGAGCGCAGTGGAAGGGTCATAATAGAACATAACAACCTAAAGAAGAGAGAATTACTCCTCAAGATAAGTAAAATGATAAAAGCTTCTCGAAAGAAGGGAGCATAA
- a CDS encoding uroporphyrinogen-III synthase: MDLKGKVIAITRPEERCEEAIKLIKEAGGTPFVAPTLQIQTPKTKTLIRLCENLKEFDWIIFTSPAAIKSLKKHCKKIELKPGSKIAVIGPKTREALKELRLEADVIPSDYTAEGLVEALSVYDMRNKNVAIPRTLAARNILPESLQKMGANVYIAEAYKSTRPKGDRIQKLIEKILKEEIDAITFTSPLTVENLIKAAKDKKEDIIEKLSNSGIIVAAIGPITAKKLKEYGITAITPENYTIKDMLTRLFQELSGD; encoded by the coding sequence ATGGACTTGAAGGGCAAAGTAATAGCCATAACAAGACCAGAGGAAAGATGCGAAGAAGCCATAAAACTAATAAAAGAAGCGGGTGGCACACCATTCGTCGCACCAACACTCCAAATCCAAACCCCCAAAACAAAAACCCTAATAAGATTATGCGAAAACCTCAAAGAGTTCGATTGGATAATCTTCACATCACCAGCAGCCATAAAATCCCTAAAAAAACACTGCAAGAAAATAGAACTAAAACCAGGTTCGAAAATCGCAGTTATAGGCCCCAAAACCCGTGAGGCACTCAAAGAACTAAGATTAGAGGCAGATGTAATCCCATCAGATTACACCGCAGAGGGGTTAGTCGAAGCATTATCAGTTTATGATATGCGAAACAAGAATGTTGCAATACCAAGGACGCTCGCAGCCAGAAACATATTACCAGAAAGCCTCCAAAAAATGGGTGCCAATGTTTATATAGCAGAAGCATACAAATCCACAAGACCCAAAGGCGACAGAATCCAAAAACTCATAGAAAAAATATTAAAAGAGGAGATAGATGCCATAACATTCACAAGTCCATTAACCGTGGAAAACCTCATAAAAGCGGCTAAAGACAAAAAAGAGGATATAATAGAAAAATTATCCAATAGTGGAATAATAGTGGCCGCTATTGGCCCCATAACCGCCAAAAAACTCAAAGAATATGGTATAACCGCGATAACCCCCGAAAATTACACGATAAAAGACATGCTCACGAGACTGTTCCAAGAACTTTCAGGGGACTGA
- the cobA gene encoding uroporphyrinogen-III C-methyltransferase encodes MVVYLIGAGPGDPELITLKALKIIKKANVIIYDRLINNKILEYAPEDAKLIYVGKKPGKHSKTQEEINRIIVEEAKKNNIVVRLKGGDPFVFGRGGEELLALKSHGIKTKTIPGIASAIGVPTAAGLPITHRGLATSFTVVTGHEDPTKEKKQVHWDYKADTIIILMGVGNLEKNTKEIMRYRPADTPVCAIENGTTEKEKITFATLEDIHTKNIKPPAIIIIGHIVNLYKKIIKEDP; translated from the coding sequence ATGGTAGTATATCTTATCGGCGCGGGACCAGGAGACCCAGAACTCATCACACTAAAAGCGCTAAAAATCATAAAAAAGGCTAATGTCATAATATATGATCGTCTAATCAACAATAAAATCCTAGAATATGCCCCAGAGGATGCTAAACTCATATACGTCGGTAAAAAACCCGGCAAACACTCCAAGACACAAGAAGAGATAAACAGGATAATAGTCGAAGAAGCTAAAAAAAACAATATAGTGGTCAGATTAAAGGGGGGCGACCCATTCGTATTCGGCCGCGGAGGTGAAGAACTCCTAGCACTAAAATCCCATGGAATAAAAACAAAGACAATACCAGGTATAGCCTCCGCCATAGGAGTGCCCACGGCAGCCGGCTTGCCCATAACCCACAGAGGCCTTGCAACTTCATTCACTGTCGTAACAGGCCATGAAGACCCTACAAAGGAAAAAAAACAGGTACATTGGGATTACAAAGCAGACACCATTATCATATTAATGGGTGTGGGCAACCTCGAAAAGAACACAAAAGAGATCATGAGATATCGTCCAGCTGACACACCAGTCTGCGCAATAGAAAATGGCACAACAGAAAAAGAAAAAATAACATTCGCAACACTAGAAGACATACACACAAAGAATATAAAACCACCTGCAATAATCATCATAGGACACATAGTAAACCTATACAAGAAAATAATAAAAGAGGACCCATAA
- the purQ gene encoding phosphoribosylformylglycinamidine synthase subunit PurQ: protein MRIGIIRFPGSNCDRDVYHVLKLVGAKPEYIWWDQEDLGHLDAVIIPGGFSYGDYLRAGAIAAITPVMDGVKELVEEEKPVLGICNGAQILAEVGLVPGVFTVNEYPKFNCKWTKLKVKTTRTPFTSLYRKDEIIRMPIAHAEGRYYTENLEELWDNDQVVLQFYSENPNGSLEGITGVCDESGLVCAVMPHPERASEAILGSADGIKFFKGIIEYIKV from the coding sequence ATGAGGATTGGAATTATAAGATTCCCAGGATCAAATTGTGACAGAGACGTCTACCACGTCCTAAAATTGGTGGGGGCCAAACCAGAATACATATGGTGGGATCAAGAAGACTTAGGACATTTAGACGCGGTTATAATACCTGGGGGGTTCTCATATGGGGATTATCTCAGGGCAGGGGCGATAGCAGCCATAACACCAGTTATGGATGGTGTAAAAGAGCTTGTAGAAGAAGAAAAACCAGTACTGGGAATATGTAATGGAGCTCAGATACTTGCGGAAGTCGGCCTAGTACCCGGGGTTTTCACAGTTAATGAATACCCAAAATTCAATTGCAAATGGACAAAACTAAAAGTTAAAACTACCAGAACACCATTCACTTCACTTTATAGGAAGGATGAGATTATTAGGATGCCAATCGCCCATGCAGAAGGAAGATACTACACTGAGAACCTAGAGGAGCTTTGGGATAATGATCAGGTAGTTTTACAATTTTATTCAGAAAATCCCAACGGGTCATTGGAGGGTATAACAGGAGTCTGTGACGAGTCAGGGCTCGTATGTGCAGTAATGCCCCACCCAGAAAGGGCTTCAGAGGCCATTTTAGGATCCGCGGATGGTATAAAATTTTTCAAGGGTATAATAGAATACATTAAGGTGTAA
- the purS gene encoding phosphoribosylformylglycinamidine synthase subunit PurS produces MKFNVEVRIKLKRGMLNPEAATIQRALALLGYEVENTNTMDIITFTMEEDDERKVKEEVEDMCQRLLCNPVIHDYQINIKPED; encoded by the coding sequence ATGAAATTCAATGTTGAAGTTAGGATAAAATTAAAAAGGGGCATGCTAAACCCTGAAGCAGCCACAATACAAAGAGCCTTGGCACTGCTAGGATACGAGGTTGAAAATACCAATACAATGGATATTATAACTTTTACGATGGAAGAAGATGACGAGAGGAAGGTTAAAGAAGAAGTTGAGGACATGTGCCAGCGCCTCCTCTGCAATCCGGTAATACACGACTATCAAATTAATATAAAACCTGAGGATTAA
- a CDS encoding phosphoribosylaminoimidazolesuccinocarboxamide synthase, translating into MTMKVGKLLYTGKAKDIYDTEHPDEIMIRFRDDITAGDGEKRDKIPMKGYYNSIISAKFFEVLEAANIGTHYIRLVKPGYILARKLEMIPIEVIARNIATGSLTRRYPFKEGQEFKEPIIQIDYKSDEYGDPMLNDDIATALGITTMEELDKIRNITLKVNSTLKGFLKDKGLLLPDFKLEFGRYNGRLLVGDEISPDTCRLWDIKTRKTLDKDLFRRGEGNIIEAYRKVASLILDEEDKKRWKLKDDLL; encoded by the coding sequence ATAACCATGAAAGTTGGAAAATTACTCTACACTGGCAAGGCGAAGGACATATATGATACAGAGCATCCAGATGAGATCATGATCAGGTTCCGGGATGATATAACCGCAGGTGATGGTGAAAAACGTGACAAGATCCCTATGAAAGGATACTACAACTCTATAATATCTGCCAAGTTCTTTGAGGTTCTTGAAGCCGCTAATATAGGAACACATTATATAAGATTGGTAAAACCAGGATACATCCTTGCTAGGAAACTTGAGATGATACCCATAGAAGTTATAGCGAGGAACATAGCAACAGGAAGTCTCACAAGAAGGTACCCGTTTAAGGAGGGACAAGAATTCAAGGAGCCCATAATACAAATAGACTACAAAAGTGATGAATATGGGGATCCTATGCTCAATGATGACATAGCCACGGCCCTTGGCATCACAACCATGGAAGAACTAGACAAAATAAGGAATATAACATTAAAGGTTAACAGCACCTTAAAAGGGTTCCTAAAGGATAAAGGCCTACTACTACCAGATTTTAAATTAGAATTTGGACGATACAATGGTAGATTACTAGTGGGTGATGAGATAAGCCCAGACACTTGCCGATTATGGGACATCAAAACCAGAAAAACTCTAGACAAGGACCTTTTTAGGAGAGGTGAAGGCAACATAATAGAAGCTTATAGGAAAGTTGCCTCACTAATCCTGGATGAGGAGGATAAAAAAAGATGGAAACTAAAGGATGATCTATTATGA
- the glmS gene encoding glutamine--fructose-6-phosphate transaminase (isomerizing), giving the protein MCGIAACMLKNGKAAPILLGCVKRLEYRGYDSVGIATLNSSIIVEKDEGKIKDFEKSLDLSKLAGRIGIGHVRWATHGPPTKENAHPHLDCEGKIAVVHNGIIANYEELKDELKSEGHKFASETDTEVIAHLIEKYKNNGHNLEEAVKRALKRLKGSYAIAVISSDEPDKIIGARKENPLIVAKGNSGYFLASDTPAILEHARNVIFLEDNEMVIIDDTGHQIKDLEGKIKKKEFEYIEWTPEMAEKGGYEHYMLKEIYEQPQVLRDTLREFKTVQKVVDEIGEIKRICFVACGTSYHAALVGKYLFESILHIPTDAIIASEFQYTANTLDEETLAIFITQSGETADTLNALKAANKKSKTLAIVNVLGSTATREADHVIYTRAGPEMAVAATKTYICQLACIYMLAAIIGQKPELIEDLKKLPKEIEKILGKEEFIKEIAETYKDKPDFLFIGRGFSYPTALEGALKLKEITYIHAEGYASGELKHGPIALIEEGVPVVAIAPPPLPLKTKKIEDKDEFHNSHSLTLSNVEEVKSRGAEVIGLGAEDDEEFKKNTSVYISFNPNIREEISPILYIIPLQLLAYHISVMKGEDPDHPRNLAKCVTVD; this is encoded by the coding sequence ATGTGTGGTATAGCTGCTTGCATGCTAAAAAATGGTAAAGCCGCCCCAATATTACTAGGATGTGTTAAAAGGTTGGAATATAGGGGTTATGATTCCGTTGGTATCGCAACACTCAATTCAAGCATAATAGTCGAAAAAGACGAGGGTAAAATAAAAGATTTTGAAAAATCTCTAGATCTTTCTAAATTAGCAGGTAGGATAGGCATTGGCCACGTTCGCTGGGCAACACACGGCCCTCCAACAAAGGAAAATGCACATCCACACCTAGATTGCGAAGGAAAGATAGCAGTAGTCCACAATGGGATAATTGCAAATTATGAGGAACTAAAAGATGAACTTAAAAGTGAGGGGCACAAGTTCGCATCAGAGACAGATACTGAAGTCATAGCACACTTAATAGAAAAATATAAAAATAATGGACACAACCTCGAAGAGGCTGTTAAAAGAGCTCTTAAACGTTTAAAGGGCTCTTATGCGATAGCTGTGATTTCATCAGACGAACCTGATAAGATTATAGGCGCCAGGAAGGAAAATCCATTAATAGTGGCGAAGGGTAATTCAGGATATTTTCTGGCCTCAGACACCCCAGCCATATTAGAACATGCAAGAAATGTCATATTCTTAGAGGATAATGAAATGGTCATAATAGATGATACAGGACACCAAATAAAAGACTTAGAAGGTAAAATTAAAAAGAAAGAGTTCGAATACATTGAATGGACCCCCGAAATGGCTGAAAAAGGCGGCTACGAGCACTACATGTTAAAGGAAATATACGAGCAACCACAAGTTCTAAGAGACACTCTCAGGGAATTCAAAACAGTCCAAAAAGTTGTGGATGAAATAGGGGAAATAAAAAGGATATGCTTCGTGGCATGTGGAACCTCATACCATGCAGCCCTCGTCGGCAAATACCTTTTTGAAAGCATCCTCCACATACCGACAGATGCCATAATAGCAAGCGAATTCCAATACACTGCCAACACGCTCGACGAGGAAACCCTTGCAATATTCATAACACAATCAGGTGAAACCGCAGACACACTCAACGCATTAAAAGCCGCTAACAAAAAGTCAAAAACATTAGCAATAGTAAATGTCCTCGGGAGCACAGCCACAAGGGAAGCAGACCACGTAATATACACTCGAGCGGGTCCGGAGATGGCTGTCGCGGCAACAAAAACCTATATATGCCAATTAGCTTGCATATACATGTTAGCAGCCATCATAGGCCAGAAACCCGAGCTCATAGAAGACTTGAAAAAACTCCCCAAAGAAATAGAGAAAATACTAGGAAAAGAGGAGTTCATAAAAGAGATCGCAGAAACCTACAAAGACAAGCCTGATTTCCTGTTCATTGGACGCGGATTCTCATATCCAACAGCACTTGAAGGAGCCCTAAAACTCAAAGAAATAACATATATTCACGCTGAAGGTTACGCTTCCGGAGAACTAAAACACGGCCCCATAGCATTAATAGAAGAAGGGGTGCCAGTAGTGGCCATAGCACCCCCACCACTCCCATTAAAAACAAAGAAAATAGAAGATAAGGATGAATTCCACAATTCACATAGTTTAACCTTAAGCAATGTTGAAGAGGTTAAATCAAGGGGTGCGGAAGTCATAGGTCTTGGAGCAGAAGATGATGAAGAATTTAAAAAGAATACAAGTGTCTACATATCATTTAATCCAAATATAAGAGAAGAAATATCACCAATCCTCTATATCATACCATTACAGCTCTTAGCCTATCATATCAGTGTAATGAAAGGCGAAGACCCTGATCACCCAAGAAACCTTGCAAAGTGCGTAACAGTAGACTAA
- a CDS encoding ACT domain-containing protein, whose translation MKVKQISIFLENKKGRLWKALNTLKDADINIRALYLADTSEFGILRLIVPEPEKAKKILEKNDFAVKTNEVIAVELEDRPGGLASILKILKDSQINLEYIYAFVHEKEDKAILFLKADDIDRTIKALQDGGATILTPEEVYEL comes from the coding sequence ATGAAGGTCAAACAAATCTCAATATTCCTAGAAAACAAGAAAGGAAGACTTTGGAAAGCCCTCAACACATTAAAGGATGCGGATATAAACATTAGAGCATTATACTTAGCGGATACTTCAGAATTCGGTATACTGAGGCTCATAGTCCCGGAACCGGAGAAAGCGAAGAAGATTCTTGAAAAAAACGATTTCGCAGTTAAAACGAATGAAGTAATAGCAGTAGAATTAGAAGACAGACCAGGAGGCCTTGCATCCATCTTAAAAATACTTAAAGATTCTCAGATAAACCTAGAATACATATACGCTTTTGTACATGAAAAAGAAGACAAAGCTATACTATTTTTAAAAGCTGACGACATAGACAGGACAATAAAAGCATTGCAAGATGGTGGGGCGACAATATTAACACCTGAAGAAGTTTACGAACTCTGA
- a CDS encoding phenylacetate--CoA ligase: protein MIWDEEMECITRDDLEELQLKRLQDTLKRVYEKVPYYQKKFDENNIYPEDIETLDDIKKLPYTTKDDLRKAYPFGMFATPKREIIEVHTSSGTTGKPVVSGYTKEDIKIWSEVMARGLTMMGVTEDDIIQNTHGYGLFTGGFGVHYGAQKIGATVIPISTGQTRRQIEIMKDFGTTVIIFTPSYGLYLSEVAEEEGYNPREFQLKAIGFGAEMWTEEMRRELEKRFNAPAFNIYGLTEIIGPGVAMECSEKNGLHIFEDHFFPEIINSKGEPLPPGKRGELVITTLTRVGMPIIRFRTKDITSINYTECGCGRTLARISRITGRADDMLKVRGVSVFPSQIEKALLKIDGLQPHYQIIVTRPHLMDEMEVKVETSPEVFSDDIGEMMKLQKKIEEYIRDEIGLRVKVTLVEPKTLPRSEGKAVRVIDKRKF, encoded by the coding sequence ATGATCTGGGATGAAGAAATGGAATGCATTACAAGGGATGATCTAGAGGAATTACAACTTAAAAGATTGCAGGATACCCTAAAGAGGGTATATGAGAAGGTACCATACTACCAGAAGAAATTCGATGAGAATAATATTTACCCTGAGGATATTGAAACTCTTGATGATATAAAAAAATTACCCTATACGACAAAAGATGATCTCAGGAAAGCTTATCCTTTTGGGATGTTCGCAACCCCCAAAAGGGAGATAATAGAAGTGCACACATCCTCAGGGACCACAGGAAAACCCGTGGTTTCAGGTTACACAAAAGAGGACATAAAAATATGGAGTGAAGTGATGGCGAGGGGCCTTACAATGATGGGGGTTACAGAAGATGATATCATACAAAATACGCACGGTTACGGTCTATTCACAGGAGGATTCGGAGTACACTATGGAGCGCAGAAAATAGGTGCAACAGTAATCCCCATTTCAACTGGCCAGACAAGAAGACAAATCGAGATAATGAAGGACTTTGGGACAACAGTCATAATATTCACACCATCTTATGGGTTATACCTTTCAGAGGTTGCGGAAGAAGAAGGCTACAATCCACGGGAATTCCAACTAAAAGCTATAGGATTCGGAGCCGAAATGTGGACCGAAGAGATGCGAAGAGAACTTGAAAAACGTTTCAATGCACCCGCTTTCAATATTTATGGGCTCACAGAAATCATCGGCCCAGGAGTCGCTATGGAATGCTCAGAAAAGAACGGTTTACACATTTTCGAAGATCATTTTTTTCCTGAAATTATAAATAGTAAAGGAGAACCATTACCACCTGGAAAACGGGGTGAACTCGTCATAACGACCCTTACGAGAGTTGGGATGCCAATTATCAGATTCCGCACAAAGGACATCACTTCAATAAACTATACTGAATGCGGTTGTGGGAGAACCTTAGCAAGGATTTCAAGGATAACAGGGCGTGCCGATGACATGCTAAAGGTAAGAGGTGTTTCAGTATTCCCTTCACAGATAGAAAAGGCTTTGCTTAAAATTGACGGACTCCAACCTCATTACCAGATAATCGTAACCCGGCCACATCTTATGGATGAAATGGAAGTTAAAGTTGAAACTTCACCAGAGGTTTTCTCAGATGATATAGGGGAAATGATGAAGCTACAAAAGAAAATTGAAGAATATATAAGGGATGAGATAGGATTAAGGGTTAAAGTAACCCTTGTAGAACCCAAAACCTTGCCAAGGAGTGAAGGAAAGGCGGTTAGAGTTATAGATAAAAGAAAATTTTGA
- a CDS encoding superoxide dismutase, whose translation MEKKFYELPELPYGYDELEPYISEEQLRIHHQKHHQAYVDGANNLIKKLDEARESNASIDYKAIAKELSFHVGGFLLHRFFWENMGPADENGGEPHGKIKDHIENDFGTFERFKEEFSQTALSTEGSGWAMLTYCPLTDRLLIVQVEKHNVNLIPQCKVLLVLDVWEHAYYLDYKNLRPDYVEAFWNIINWDEVNNRIESL comes from the coding sequence ATGGAAAAGAAATTTTATGAATTACCAGAATTGCCCTATGGGTATGATGAACTTGAACCCTATATTTCAGAGGAACAACTGCGAATACACCACCAGAAGCACCATCAAGCCTATGTGGACGGTGCCAACAACCTAATTAAAAAATTGGATGAAGCCCGCGAATCAAATGCAAGCATAGACTATAAAGCCATTGCAAAGGAATTATCATTCCATGTTGGAGGCTTCTTATTACACAGGTTCTTCTGGGAGAACATGGGCCCTGCAGACGAGAACGGGGGAGAACCCCACGGCAAAATCAAAGATCATATAGAAAATGACTTCGGAACATTCGAAAGGTTCAAGGAGGAATTTTCACAGACTGCTCTAAGCACTGAGGGTTCTGGGTGGGCCATGCTAACATATTGTCCACTCACGGATCGTCTACTCATAGTCCAAGTTGAGAAGCACAATGTTAACCTAATACCACAATGTAAGGTTCTCCTTGTTTTAGATGTGTGGGAACACGCCTACTACCTTGATTATAAGAACTTGCGCCCAGACTATGTTGAAGCATTCTGGAACATCATAAACTGGGATGAAGTAAACAATAGGATAGAATCACTCTAA
- a CDS encoding peroxiredoxin: MEDKKEGMPLIGDKFPEMEVQTTHGMMKLPTEYKGKWFILFSHPADFTPVCTTEFIAFQKRYPQFKELNCELIGLSVDQVFSHLKWTEWIKENMEVEIEFPIIADTGKVADTLGLIHPARPTNTVRAVFIIDPQSIIRAILYYPQELGRNMDEILRMIKGFKTIDEEGVALPANWPENEIIGEGVIIPPPTDIETAKKRKGKENCFDWWLCYKKL, encoded by the coding sequence ATGGAAGATAAAAAGGAGGGAATGCCCCTTATAGGGGACAAGTTCCCAGAAATGGAAGTCCAGACAACACATGGGATGATGAAACTCCCAACAGAATACAAGGGAAAATGGTTCATACTATTCAGCCACCCAGCAGATTTCACACCAGTCTGCACAACAGAATTCATAGCATTCCAAAAAAGATACCCCCAATTCAAGGAACTAAACTGTGAACTAATAGGATTAAGCGTAGACCAAGTATTCTCACACCTAAAATGGACCGAATGGATAAAAGAGAACATGGAAGTAGAAATAGAATTTCCCATAATTGCAGACACAGGGAAAGTAGCTGATACACTCGGGTTAATACACCCTGCAAGACCAACCAACACAGTAAGGGCAGTTTTCATCATAGACCCACAGAGTATAATAAGAGCCATACTCTATTATCCACAGGAGCTTGGACGTAACATGGATGAAATACTCCGTATGATAAAAGGTTTCAAGACAATCGACGAAGAGGGCGTTGCACTGCCAGCCAATTGGCCTGAAAATGAGATAATTGGCGAGGGGGTTATTATACCGCCACCAACAGACATTGAAACCGCCAAGAAGAGAAAAGGCAAAGAAAACTGCTTTGACTGGTGGCTCTGCTACAAAAAATTATAA
- a CDS encoding ferritin translates to MLSKRMEEALNQQLNAELYSAYLYLSMAAYYEASDLPGFANWMRVQAQEELTHAMKFFDYIVQRDGRVTLETIEKPPEEWESPLDVSKHVLEHERKVTGLINDLVDLALEEKDHATYNFLQWFVAEQVEEEESAKELLRKVKLASESPAGILMVDNELAGRVFNPPTDEKEG, encoded by the coding sequence ATGTTAAGTAAAAGGATGGAAGAAGCCTTGAACCAACAATTGAATGCGGAATTATATTCAGCCTATTTGTATCTTTCAATGGCCGCATATTATGAGGCCTCTGACCTGCCAGGATTTGCTAATTGGATGCGAGTCCAGGCACAAGAGGAACTAACCCATGCCATGAAATTCTTCGATTACATAGTCCAAAGAGATGGGCGAGTAACCCTTGAAACGATCGAAAAACCACCCGAAGAGTGGGAATCCCCATTAGATGTTAGTAAACATGTACTAGAGCATGAAAGGAAAGTCACAGGTCTAATAAATGATCTTGTGGATTTGGCCCTGGAGGAGAAGGATCATGCCACTTATAATTTCCTCCAATGGTTCGTGGCGGAACAGGTTGAAGAGGAGGAGTCAGCAAAGGAACTCCTCAGGAAGGTTAAACTTGCATCTGAATCACCGGCGGGCATCCTAATGGTAGATAACGAGCTCGCTGGGAGAGTATTCAACCCACCAACAGATGAAAAGGAGGGATAA